In a single window of the Equus quagga isolate Etosha38 chromosome 7, UCLA_HA_Equagga_1.0, whole genome shotgun sequence genome:
- the LOC124241580 gene encoding LOW QUALITY PROTEIN: V-type proton ATPase subunit S1-like protein (The sequence of the model RefSeq protein was modified relative to this genomic sequence to represent the inferred CDS: deleted 1 base in 1 codon; substituted 1 base at 1 genomic stop codon), which yields MGRKILFSFSLIFLCMGLSLTLDQILARKNVRQXARCWVYNGSKSDRVPALMELFSSQTSSDKEVVVNSDQQNNGDMKPIQNFTAIPMTQALNYNLSRQGHLEKEHWNAFSHHSPVNISMDGVPCILFWAKRITIKFKNQTRLDLTDEAFGQKATVDAGNSNCREESATLSLKFDDAQNPKGLDVRFTLINYNKLSIQGWFSLHRVEIIFNNSIQATFNATGIYAPSRYSYHCQRVSSLQRYDALLVPSNTDDTSSLWEVTFVDFQIQGFTIKGGQFAKARDCASAFSPAILMGLAMSLILLLVLAYALHTLVYLRYLERHYDVIASPAHLSRLRARDAAEEKELLRSQAVERYELRSQQIGKIYV from the exons ATGGGAAGAAAAATCTTGTTcagtttttcacttatttttttatgtatggGATTATCACTAACTTTAGACCAGATACTTGCTAGGAAGAATGTAAG GCAGTGAGCTAGGTGCTGGGTCTACAATGGT AGCAAATCAGatagagtccctgccctcatggagct TTTCAGCTCTCAAACATCTTCAGATAAAGAAGTGGTTGTCAACAGTG ATCAACAGAATAATGGAGATATGAAACCAATTCAGAATTTCACAGCAATACCAATGACACAG GCTCTCAACTACAATCTGAGCAGACAAGGACATTTAGAGAAAGAACATTGGAATGCATTCAGCCATCATAGCCCAGTGAACATCTCCATGGATGGAGTTCCCTGCATTCTCTTCTGGGCCAAAAGAATAACAATTAAATTTAAGAATCAGACTCGGCTGGACCTTACGGATGAAGCTTTTGGCCAGAAGGCAACAGTGGATGCTGGCAACTCAAATTGCAGAGAAGAAAGTGCCAC gtTGTCTCTGAAGTTTGATGATGCTCAAAATCCCAAAGGTCTTGATGTAAG ATTCACCCTTATCAATTACAACAAGTTGTCCATCCAGGGCTGGTTTAGTTTGCACCGAGTCGagattattttcaataattccaTCCAAGCAACCTTCAATGCAACTGGCATATATGCTCCGTCACGTTATTCCTACCACTGCCAGCGCGTCAGCAGCCTGCAGCGGTACGATGCCCTCTTGGTGCCCAGCAACACGGATGATACGTCAAGCCTGTGGGAGGTCACTTTTGTTGATTTCCAG ATCCAAGGCTTTACCATCAAGGGGGGACAGTTTGCCAAGGCCCGAGACTGcgcctctgccttctccccagccattctgatgggcctGGCGATGTCGCTGATCCTGCTGCTGGTGCTGGCCTACGCCCTGCACACGCTCGTCTACCTGCGGTATCTGGAGCGGCACTACGACGTCATCGCGTCTCCGGCCCACCTCTCCCGGCTGCGAGCCCGAGACGCAGCAGAAGAGAAGGAGCTGCTGCGGAGCCAGGCAGTCGAGCGCTACGAACTGAGGAGCCAGCAGATCGGCAAAATTTACGTCTAA